In Tubulanus polymorphus chromosome 2, tnTubPoly1.2, whole genome shotgun sequence, a single window of DNA contains:
- the LOC141898800 gene encoding uncharacterized protein LOC141898800, with product MEKLLTITLLIMALVINCSGQDTLAQDTCDASKSAVNLFPNAPVVIVGLFDIRIPGNDGSGCGTPDPVILPAYEAAKWALTEINTINYAGVQIGMKVFDTCGQASVANRAAMEFYPSVYTNKRTCSDGNQLVLGILGASHSSVSLGVADWSGKFEVAQISPMSTAATLSDKNKYPYFMRTIPPDTMQTKVMIEVLKKLNWKYIGLVYSDDAYGSDGKKQFIMAAGEAGICINIALPVRTFEQDPPIIEGILTQLLSTNITGVVYFGHYIPALEIMKINSTIEKYGRLQWIFSDAVGVSNTFATGQQYARGYVSVSPSSRTSTEFENSWLGIDINNPANDPWYRDWYMYTHNCKLAGVTYEPYASLPNVCPPLTTAQKQQQYIQNQYVSSTIDAVYTYADALKRALRTKCEGNTTICQTLESTSTKEFFQNYVKTTSITNEGINSSSAVSAPFTSEISFDTNGDIIGASYVVWSNILNGATTTLQRVGYYMNDQLTLNLTKLKMYDSQRTNVLASVPKSICPASGCGFCLSLNVASKFYIKPGDIIINGVFSVHETENGAYCTRVKNNGAQLMTAFVYAISKAKLGGDINLGALGIDDCGSSNIANGLVASFQNNLITVMDSKGNVINPSQVEAYTAAHDSSTTISVAEVLSPLRIPQVGYRATSAALSDKRRFPFFLRTVPNDGYQAQVIASFLKNQGWTHVQTIQAPTSYGRAGIDAFIKYAEAEGRICVTATLEFGTDGTCLQLIHKLSLRVNAKVVVVFADVEQFRCLLGAMKTSNMGGKLLLFGSENWGTSNEIINGYEDIAVGTFTTKLKSPPLPSFIAYLQSVNVLTEKENPFFRDWYESLYNCYLTAQSQVRYPVPCDASKEITDAPGFAQDPVTLNLLNAVQAIVTATNSTLEYYCGQNYNTVCNAYRTALDRKATMLEFIRKAQFTDEAGRLFTFINDEGVADYEIYNYQAAGYVKVGEYSGKNLSMTGTPKYYGNKTITSMCPASLGNLCKICISRYQTKFMYIPGDVLIGGLFNIHWPGPTPYSCGDLKDFNGFQSSEAFAFAIKSINNGTAPVKLNGVRLGGVGLDSCSSDFMAANLISGIHSNTVQLSNSSLTVDQSNIRGWVTYGSDITAKVAEIVGRLHISQISPSATSTSLSDVATYPTLYRTVPTDDIQTLAIAKFVRALGFTCVQAVYSRNIYGRSAIIEFKNNMLAQRLCLSSCYELSVSNIGDVVAKLAGSTSKVVVVLADADKYVNQLLKEKQALANATNLLFIGSESWATIKKAVKGVEGAAENAMTMKVDFPVISNFTKYLSDKNPTNYKMNPWFNEYYQYVYGCNIGQTCETSGLSDAPDFEQDNWVLSTINAVYAFGQAVHLTLEEECGANYKGVCANFISAGNLNDRILQNLGKVSFQSLDKRQFVFVNRAAGNGYKIFRYKGAGYEEVATYVRHQLSFTQPEVLNTSRRIPSTCSPCVECNIRPKAKEKFLYIPGDILIGGIFDASIRGLQPFTCGNVNPVAGFQLTEAFAFAIEQINKHQGIFHGKLKGVTLGGIAMDSCQSAIRAGNLMADFHSRVFKLTKSTEEVDPTKVVGYVGDLTSLETEHAAKVLTKLKIPLVSYGATSLELSDRKKYPYFLRTVPADDKLANAIVSFLLKYKINAVQVVSSTRHYSVGATKEFVKLAKSKLICISQHLIFNETQIVTQQSALEVANELLNRPNATVVVIILETEFINPLLRATEKMILKYPNSRTGRFFFIGSETWGSSPEVIRGIKYGLGDGVTFSLATSDIPEFDVYLDSKFPNTYERNPWFNSYYEYMFNCTIPGNVLSYPRQCSSISQSVVRNSKYHQDQFTMYVINAVYTLAYGIHETLRNKCGPNYDGICDNYRQGSNQQLDIYKYAKTINFTDATNKPFYYKENGDSIRGYHVYALRQSIINRFIYNYQNIGYYPTVKDGLTIASTYNPNWQSDCEEPEWCVMCPYIWHRKTRYMQTNNTGLNMVGLFNVHEQNDDNYLICGDMQITQGFQRVMAFFYAIDLVNANTDMKFKMGGLAIDICSNNDRLHEDYFTYINKEGLCSEPPYEALIAPQTVFAYMTMASPESIISGPYMKSIGATYISPSASAPTLSDKTRFPYFLRTVPPDNLQAIAMASILRTFNWTYFLGVNTDSDYGNGGMDALWKIANATNSTLCMGARYKIDSDASVEDAMAVVMKLLKHEHAKVVVLFATGKNTRSILKAVQRMKVKDRFIWLGGDDWASEMEVVEDVESTAAGALTIEVRSFHVQSFISWLTKLSFQNRRGIPLDWFEEYWQHVHKCRIQGSRVVLTKYVKQCLKNETITPNMVKYESATLHIIISTYIAAKGLSRISDCAAAGSFSACVWKLKKESRNSMIYNQIKSAVWTVLPSDLGSNRFDFTFTNEGYGNPGYFIYNFRYNTTTKKYEYVKIGSWRGQLDLSMDDYIGPSGEKKTEGNIPASFCPHGVDCGCASGAGRLGGNRIKPAPGKYDQFNTALGLVLAILSGIGFIISIFCFIFFICFYPKRGMSTVLGYMLIIGVLLMYAVNFAFIFHPCPVVCTIRRFCLGIVYAICYSSMAVKVMNTWRVEGYDETSSASYKRFSHPFGLFCITIGLIFVQVIIAIEWIVLEPPNSEQIIYELQYWPRCTPSDFHNEGLVLSMTYVMFLQVLVAIFSGLTWTSDENNQESRWILGANCVGMGSVLVWTIVSTMTPIEYRDAAVAIGTLVAATAILILVFFRKMNILRKYRNKQASEKEKAKSQVHSLTYDNDAFKKDDDDMLSDKPSSYRS from the exons ATGGAAAAGTTACTCACAATCACGTTGCTGATAATGGCGTTAGTTATTAACTGCTCAGGACAGGACACACTAGCCCAAGATACATGCGATGCCAGTAAAAGTGCTGTAAACTTGTTTCCAAATGCTCCAGTGGTGATTGTCGGTCTGTTTGATATCCGTATCCCAGGAAATGATGGATCTGGCTGCGGAACCCCTGATCCAG tgaTTTTACCTGCATATGAAGCAGCAAAGTGGGCTCTTACGGAAATAAACACAATCAATTATGCTGGCGTCCAGATAG GAATGAAAGTATTTGATACATGTGGCCAAGCAAGCGTCGCCAACAGAGCTGCTATGGAGTTTTATCCCTCTGTTTACACCAATAAAAGAACTTGCTCGGATGGGAATCAACTTGTTTTAG GGATTCTAGGAGCTTCACATAGTTCTGTGAGCTTAGGTGTGGCTGACTGGAGTGGCAAATTCGAAGTGGCTCAAATTTCGCCTATGTCAACAGCAGCTACGTTGAGTGACAAAAATAAATACCCATATTTTATGAGAACTATTCCACCGGATACAATGCAAACGAAG GTTATGATTGAGGttctgaagaaattgaattggaaatatatcggCCTGGTATATTCAGATGATGCATATGGTAGTGATGGCAAAAAACAGTTTATCATGGCAGCCGGTGAGGCTGGAATATGTATAAATATCGCACTTCCTGTTAGGACTTTTGAACAAGATCCACCCATAATTGAAGGCATCCTTACTCAATTATTGTCCACAAACATCACTGGTGTAGTGTATTTTGGTCATTACATCCCGGCGCTAGAGATTATGAAAATTAACTCCACCATTGAAAAATATGGTCGATTGCAGTGGATATTCTCCGATGCAGTCGGTGTCAGTAATACTTTTGCAACCGGTCAACAGTATGCGAGAGGTTATGTTTCTGTTTCACCATCATCACGTACCTcgactgaatttgaaaatagctgGCTTGGAATCGACATCAACAACCCAGCAAACGATCCGTGGTACAGAGACTGGTATATGTACACTCATAACTGTAAATTGGCAGGGGTCACGTATGAACCATATGCGTCACTCCCAAACGTATGTCCACCACTGACAACAgcacaaaaacaacaacaatacaTCCAGAATCAGTACGTCTCGTCGACCATAGACGCCGTTTACACGTATGCCGATGCTCTCAAAAGAGCACTACGGACAAAATGCGAAGGAAATACAACAATTTGTCAGACACTGGAATCTACATCTACGAAAGAattctttcagaattatgttAAGACGACTTCAATAACGAATGAGGGCATCAATTCTTCGTCTGCTGTGTCTGCACCTTTTACATCGGAAATCAGTTTCGACACCAACGGTGACATTATCGGAGCCAGTTATGTCGTATGGAGTAATATATTGAATGGTGCAACAACTACTTTGCAAAGG GTTGGATATTACATGAATGACCAACTTACACTTAATTTGACAAAACTTAAAATGTATGATAGTCAACGAACAAACGTCCTTGCCAGTGTACCGAAGTCGATTTGTCCTGCTAGTGGTTGTGGCTTCTGTCTTAGCCTCAACGTCGCGTCAAAGTTTTATATCAAACCTGGAGACATCATTATCAATGGGGTATTTTCTGTGCATGAGACAGAAAATGGAGCCTACTGTACTCGGGTGAAAAACAACGGAGCGCAACTGATGACTGCCTTCGTCTATGCTATTTCAAAAGCAAAATTAGGCGGTGACATCAACTTAGGTGCCCTTGGTATCGATGATTGTGGTAGTTCAAACATTGCTAATGGTTTAGTGGCGAGTTTTCAGAATAATCTGATTACAGTTATGGATTCCAAGGGTAATGTTATTAACCCAAGTCAGGTGGAAGCATACACTGCTGCTCATGACAGCTCTACGACCATATCCGTGGCGGAGGTGTTATCACCTCTCAGAATCCCACAGGTTGGATATAGGGCAACGTCGGCGGCATTGTCTGACAAGCGACGATTTCCCTTTTTTCTGAGAACGGTTCCAAACGATGGATATCAGGCGCAAGTGATTGCTAGTTTTCTGAAGAACCAAGGTTGGACCCATGTTCAAACGATACAGGCACCAACAAGTTACGGTCGGGCTGGAATTGATGCTTTCATCAAGTACGCAGAGGCAGAAGGCAGAATTTGTGTGACAGCGACCCTCGAGTTTGGTACTGATGGTACTTGCCTCCAGTTGATTCATAAACTCAGCTTAAGAGTAAATGCAAAGGTCGTGGTCGTATTTGCCGACGTAGAACAGTTTCGATGTCTGCTGGGTGCCATGAAGACATCAAATATGGGTGGAAAATTACTGCTTTTTGGAAGCGAAAACTGGGGGACCTCCAATGAAATTATCAACGGTTACGAAGATATAGCCGTTGGAACCTTTACGACAAAACTGAAATCGCCACCACTGCCAAGCTTTATAGCATACCTACAGTCAGTTAATGTTCTTACTGAAAAGGAGAACCCATTTTTCAGAGACTGGTACGAATCCTTATACAATTGTTACTTAACTGCTCAGAGTCAGGTTCGTTATCCAGTACCATGCGACGCATCCAAAGAGATAACCGATGCTCCAGGGTTTGCCCAAGATCCAGTTACTTTGAACTTACTAAATGCAGTCCAGGCAATCGTTACAGCGACTAATTCGACATTGGAATATTACTGTGGTCAAAATTATAACACTGTTTGTAATGCTTATCGCACAGCATTGGACCGGAAAGCGACTATGCTAGAGTTCATCCGCAAAGCCCAATTTACTGATGAAGCGGGGCGTTTGTTTACATTCATAAATGACGAAGGTGTTGCAGATTATGAAATCTATAATTACCAAGCAGCTGGTTATGTCAAG GTTGGAGAATACAGCGGAAAAAATTTGTCAATGACTGGAACTCCCAAGTACTAcggaaataaaacaataacctCAATGTGCCCCGCATCGCTTGGTAATTTATGTAAAATTTGTATATCACGGTATCAGACGAAATTCATGTATATACCCGGAGACGTACTTATCGGTGGATTGTTCAACATCCATTGGCCTGGACCAACTCCTTATTCGTGCGGAGACCTAAAGGATTTCAATGGATTTCAATCAAGTGAGGCATTTGCTTTCGCCATTaaatcgatcaacaatggaaCGGCTCCAGTGAAATTGAATGGAGTTCGCCTAGGTGGGGTCGGCCTGGACAGTTGCTCCAGTGATTTTATGGCTGCTAATTTGATATCGGGCATACATTCAAATACAGTGCAACTTTCAAATAGTTCATTGACTGTCGATCAGTCAAACATCCGAGGCTGGGTCACATATGGCTCCGATATCACAGCTAAAGTAGCCGAGATCGTTGGAAGACTTCATATATCTCAAATAAGCCCGAGTGCAACAAGCACATCTTTATCCGATGTCGCCACTTACCCAACGCTATATAGGACTGTTCCAACTGATGACATTCAAACATTAGCCATAGCAAAGTTCGTACGGGCCTTGGGTTTCACTTGTGTCCAGGCTGTCTATTCGAGGAACATCTATGGTCGATCAGCAATCATTGAGTTCAAAAACAATATGCTAGCTCAGAGATTATGCCTGTCATCTTGTTACGAGCTAAGTGTTTCCAATATTGGTGACGTTGTAGCTAAATTAGCCGGGTCAACTTCAAAAGTCGTAGTAGTACTTGCCGATGCTGATAAATACGTAAACCAATTGTTGAAAGAAAAACAGGCTCTCGCAAATGCGAcaaatttattgtttattggaAGTGAATCTTGGGCTACGATCAAGAAGGCAGTGAAAGGCGTAGAAGGCGCAGCTGAGAACGCTATGACGATGAAAGTCGATTTTCCtgtgatttcaaatttcacaaaGTATCTGAGCGACAAAAACCCGACCAATTATAAGATGAATCCTTGGTTTAACGAATATTACCAGTATGTATACGGTTGCAATATCGGTCAAACCTGTGAAACTTCGGGTCTGAGTGATGCACCGGACTTTGAACAGGACAACTGGGTTCTTAGCACTATCAACGCAGTTTACGCTTTCGGTCAAGCTGTTCACCTCACCTTGGAAGAGGAGTGTGGAGCAAACTACAAAG GTGTTTGTGCAAATTTCATCAGTGCTGGGAACTTGAATGACCGAATATTACAGAACCTCGGGAAGGTATCATTCCAGTCATTAGATAAACGCCAATTTGTTTTTGTCAACCGCGCAGCTGGAAACGGCTACAAGATTTTCAGATATAAAGGTGCCGGATATGAAGAG GTTGCTACGTATGTACGACATCAACTGTCGTTTACACAACCGGAGGTTCTGAATACTTCAAGGAGAATTCCATCGACATGTTCCCCTTGCGTCGAGTGCAATATTAGACCAAAGGCTAAAGAAAAGTTCTTGTATATCCCTGGAGATATCCTGATAGGCG GTATTTTTGATGCTAGTATTCGTGGTTTACAACCGTTCACATGCGGAAACGTCAATCCAGTTGCCGGCTTTCAACTGACCGAAGCATTTGCGTTCGCTATAGAACAGATAAACAAACACCAAGGTATATTCCATGGGAAACTGAAAGGTGTTACACTAGGTGGTATTGCAATGGACTCGTGTCAAAGTGCAATTAGAGCGGGAAACCTTATGGCAGATTTCCATTCGCGTGTTTTCAAATTAACAAAAAGTACGGAAGAAGTTGACCCTACAAAAGTTGTCGGCTACGTCGGAGATCTTACATCCCTGGAAACTGAGCATGCGGCGAAAGTTTTGACAAAACTCAAAATTCCTCTCGTCAGTTATGGAGCTACCAGTCTTGAACTCTCTGATCGTAAAAAGTATCCATATTTTCTCAGAACTGTGCCAGCGGATGATAAACTCGCCAATGCCATCGTGTCTTTCCTTTTGAagtacaaaataaatgccgTGCAGGTTGTTTCCTCGACACGCCACTACAGCGTCGGAGCTACGAAGGAATTTGTGAAATTGGCCAAGTCAAAACTTATATGCATTTCTCAACATCTAATATTTAATGAAACGCAAATAGTGACGCAACAAAGTGCCCTAGAGGTGGCCAATGAACTTCTTAATCGACCAAACGCAACTGTTGTTGTTATCATACTGGAGACAGAATTTATCAACCCACTCCTCCGGGCAACCGAGAAAATGATACTTAAGTACCCAAACAGTAGGACCGGTAGATTCTTTTTCATTGGATCAGAAACTTGGGGTTCAAGTCCAGAAGTGATCAGAGGCATCAAGTACGGACTCGGCGATGGTGTTACATTTAGCCTTGCTACCAGTGATATCCCCGAATTCGACGTCTATCTCGACTCAAAATTTCCAAACACTTATGAAAGAAATCCTTGGTTTAACTCATACTATGAATACATGTTTAATTGCACAATTCCTGGGAATGTTCTCAGCTATCCCCGCCAATGCAGTAGTATCTCTCAATCAGTCGTCCGTAACAGTAAATACCACCAAGACCAGTTCACCATGTACGTCATCAATGCAGTCTACACACTCGCTTATGGCATTCACGAAACTCTGAGAAACAAATGCGGTCCGAATTACGACGGAATATGCGACAACTATCGCCAAGGATCCAATCAACAATTAGATATCTACAAATACGCAAAGACGATTAATTTTACCGATGCCACTAATAAACCATTCTACTATAAAGAAAATGGAGACAGTATCCGAGGGTACCATGTATATGCTCTGCGGCAATCCATCATAAATAGATTCATCTATAACTATCAAAAC aTCGGATATTATCCAACTGTGAAAGATGGTTTGACGATAGCTTCAACGTACAATCCCAATTGGCAATCAGATTGCGAGGAACCTGAATGGTGCGTAATGTGCCCGTATATCTGGCACAGAAAAACACGATACATGCAAACTAACAATACTGGGCTGAATATGGTCGGACTTTTCAACGTACACGAGCAAAACGACGATAACTACTTGATATGCGGTGACATGCAGATAACTCAAGGTTTCCAACGAGTTATGGCATTTTTTTATGCCATAGACTTGGTAAACGCGAATACAGACATGAAGTTCAAAATGGGAGGCTTGGCTATCGATATATGCTCAAATAATGACCGTCTTCACGAAGATTACTTCacatacatcaataaagaaggGCTATGCAGTGAACCTCCATACGAAGCTCTCATCGCACCTCAAACGGTCTTCGCTTATATGACGATGGCGTCTCCTGAAAGTATCATTTCTGGACCGTACATGAAATCAATAGGCGCCACTTACATTAGTCCATCGGCGTCTGCCCCAACTCTCAGTGACAAAACACGATTCCCGTATTTCCTAAGGACTGTACCACCTGACAATCTGCAAGCCATTGCCATGGCCAGTATCCTCCGCACATTCAATTGGACATATTTCCTTGGTGTCAACACTGATAGTGATTATGGTAATGGTGGCATGGATGCTTTGTGGAAGATTGCTAATGCGACAAATTCTACACTTTGTATGGGCGCAAGATATAAGATCGATTCAGACGCATCCGTTGAAGATGCTATGGCAGTCGTTATGAAGCTTTTGAAGCACGAGCATGCTAAGGTAGTGGTACTATTCGCAACTGGAAAAAATACGAGAAGTATCCTTAAAGCTGTACAGCGTATGAAAGTTAAAGACAGATTCATCTGGCTCGGAGGAGACGATTGGGCTAGCGAAATGGAAGTTGTTGAAGACGTAGAAAGTACAGCAGCTGGTGCGTTAACTATAGAAGTTCGATCCTTCCATGTACAGAGTTTTATATCGTGGCTCACCAAATTATCATTCCAAAACAGACGTGGGATACCATTAGATTGGTTCGAAGAATATTGGCAACACGTACATAAATGCCGCATACAAGGTAGCAGAGTGGTACTGACGAAATACGTAAaacaatgtttgaaaaatgaaacgaTTACTCCTAATATGGTTAAGTACGAATCAGCCACTTTACACATCATCATCTCGACATACATCGCTGCGAAAGGACTTTCGAGAATATCGGACTGCGCCGCCGCAGGGTCCTTCTCTGCTTGCGTGTGGAAGCTCAAGAAGGAAAGCAggaattcaatgatttataatcaaatcaaaagtGCTGTTTGGACAGTTCTTCCATCAGACCTGGGCAGTAATAGGTTTGATTTCACCTTTACAAATGAGGGATATGGAAATCCAGGCTACTTCATTTACAATTTTAGATACAACACCACAACAAAAAAATACGAATATGTTAAG attggGAGCTGGCGAGGTCAGTTGGACTTATCAATGGATGACTATATTGGTCCATCTGGTGAAAAAAAGACCGAAGGTAACATACCTGCATCATTCTGTCCGCATGGAGTTGATTGCGGCTGTGCAAGCGGAGCTGGCCGACTGGGTGGAAATCGCATCAAACCTGCTCCTGGCAAATACGATCAGTTTAATACGGCTCTTGGACTCGTTCTTGCCATTCTGTCCGGTATAGGATTCATCATATCGATCTTCTGTTTTATCTTCTTTATTTGCTTTTACCCAAAACGCGGTATGTCGACTGTTCTCGGATATATGCTCATAATTGGTGTTCTCCTGATGTACGCAGTGAATTTCGCCTTTATTTTCCATCCATGTCCGGTAGTCTGTACAATAAGACGTTTCTGTCTGGGAATCGTTTATGCAATTTGTTATTCGTCTATGGCTGTGAAAGTAATGAATACTTGGAGAGTTGAGGGATACGATGAAACGTCATCTGCAAGCTACAAGAGGTTTTCTCATCCTTTCGGTCTCTTCTGTATCACGATCGGCCTGATTTTTGTACAGGTGATCATTGCCATAGAATGGATCGTTCTTGAACCACCGAACTCTGAACAAATAATTTACGAGCTACAATACTGGCCACGGTGTACTCCAAGTGATTTTCACAATGAAGGTCTGGTGCTTAGCATGACGTACGTGATGTTTCTCCAGGTACTTGTTGCTATTTTCTCCGGTTTGACCTGGACAAGTGACGAGAACAACCAAGAATCGAGGTGGATTCTAGGAGCCAACTGTGTTGGTATGGGTAGCGTTCTAGTGTGGACCATTGTTTCAACCATGACACCGATTGAATATAGAGATGCGGCTGTAGCTATTGGAACTCTGGTTGCCGCGACAGCGATACTTATCTTGGTATTTTTccgaaaaatgaatattctccGAAAATATAGGAACAAACAGGCgtctgaaaaagaaaaggcCAAGAGTCAAG tTCATTCGTTAACGTATGACAATGACGCCTTCAAAAAAGATGACGATGATATGCTTAGTGATAAACCATCGTCATACAGAA GTTAG